In the genome of Cygnus olor isolate bCygOlo1 chromosome Z, bCygOlo1.pri.v2, whole genome shotgun sequence, one region contains:
- the LOC121062166 gene encoding uncharacterized protein LOC121062166, translating to MRAQSPTAPASARTPAERLREVWSEEQGWPWCWCRALGVAAAALSALPRAIGDPSAALPRSGRRETQEERSQQQSVTPAAAAPVRGSGSSSPVLPSSPQQAESMATALDTRCPICLDSWVNPSYVVPCLHRFCFACIRRWAESKPECPLCKRRVSSIVHSVRADNSFKELVIPPPAEAPVTAQQADGAPAHPASRPEAAGPVPTAAVGGLHPVAWASLFRLYPAVLQPLLPWLRHELGQLLGDDGRAASEAQRNVISGLRFFGLDEGALTLLLRTSLGRQTAGFVQRLIATAVQRCSGEARNILGLGTSRAAGGREGSPAAVPSHAVSSVGTPAAGPEPSEGTNVEELPGTSNAAFHGRPSRLPSVPVPEPRNQQVPPEEPQEAVAGPSTAGQGRDQRRRGPQRAAKRRAPTSQDSAPPAKRPPRRRH from the exons ATGCGGGCGCAGAGTCCCACCGCGCCGGCTAGTGCCCGCACTCCAGCTGAGCGTTTACGCGAGGTCTGGAGTGAGGAGCAAGGTTGGCCTTGGTGCTGGTGTCGTGCTCTGGgagttgctgcagcagctctcagtgcCCTTCCCAGAGCCATCGGAGATCCTTCCGCGGCCCTGCCTCGTTCGGGCCGTCGGGAGACCCAGGAGGAGCGCtcgcagcagcagag cgtgacacctgctgctgcagcgccgGTGAGAGGGAGCGGCTCGTCATCGCCAGTTCTCCCCAGCTCACCTCAGCAGGCGGAGAGCATGGCCACGGCGCTGGACACCCGCTGTCCCATCTGTCTGGACAGCTGGGTGAACCCCAGCTATGTGGTGCCATGCCTCCACCGCTTCTGCTTTGCCTGCATCCGGCGGTGGGCTGAGAGCAAGCCCGAGTGCCCCCTCTGCAAGAGGAGGGTGAGCTCCATCGTGCACTCGGTGCGGGCGGACAACAGCTTCAAGGAGCTCGTCATCCCACCACCTGCGGAGGCACCGGTCACCGCCCAGCAGGCAGACGGAGCTCCTGCCCACCCAGCCTCCCGACCAGAGGCTGCAGGACCAGTGCCCACAGCCGCTGTGGGCGGCCTCCACCCCGTCGCCTGGGCGTCCCTGTTCCGGCTGTaccctgctgtgctccagcccctgctgccctggctgcgccacgagctggggcagctcctcGGGGATGACGGCAGGGCAGCCTCAGAAGCGCAGCGCAACGTCATCTCAGGCCTGCGCTTCTTTGGCCTGGACGAGGGGGCCCTCACCCTGCTCCTGAGGACCTCCCTGGGAAGGCAGACGGCCGGCTTCGTGCAGCGGCTCATTGCCACCGCCGTGCAGCGGTGCAGCGGGGAGGCCCGAAACATCCTGGGCCTGGGGACCTCCCGTGCTGCCGGAGGACGggagggcagccctgcagcagtcCCCAGCCACGCTGTCAGCTCGGTGGGGACACCAGCAGCCGGCCCAGAGCCCTCCGAGGGAACCAACGTGGAGGAGCTCCCTGGGACCTCAAATGCTGCCTTCCATGGGAGACCGAGCCGCCTTCCATCCGTCCCGGTTCCTGAGCCTAGAAATCAACAAGTGCCACCGGAGGAACCACAGGAGGCTGTGGCCGGTCCCTCCACTGCCGGCCAGGGCAGGGACCAAAGACGCAGGGGGCCCCAGCGAGCCGCGAAGAGGAGGGCCCCCACTTCCCAGGACTCTGCCCCACCCGCGAAGAGGCCACCCCGCCGGCGACACTAG